In Carassius carassius chromosome 27, fCarCar2.1, whole genome shotgun sequence, the sequence ATTCTCTATAtattcatttgtatgtaaaaacgatttttgtttgtctttttccttaaataaaaatataacaccaACAGTTCTGTGTGATCTCTGTGGCTCAGCTCAGCCGTACTGTACGTTCCCATGATGGCACTCTAGGCTCCCGCTCTTTTGTGCCTGTCACGAGCGGCCGAGTTTAAACAGTACCtcacacaagatggccgccacgcCAGAGTTCAGCGCGGAGGACAGCGAGATATCAAGAAGCCTGCTCTCGTAGAGCACAAACTCAGGCCTGTTCTCCTCCACTTGGGCCATGGCCAGCAGGGCTTTGGCGGCCCGGCACATCATGTTGATGCTAGGCGGCTCGGGATGGGTGGAGTGTCCCATGTGCAAGAGACTGTGAGGGCTCTGCTGATACTGTGCCATTGCAACACTGTCCTCTAGGAAGCTTATCAAGGCTCCGACGCTGCCCTTGTGCAGGGCAACGGCTCGGGCAGCTGTGGGGTCACCCTGTGCAAGATTGGAGAGAACGGCTACGGCCATCTCGCGGCACACCTGACTCTTTCGCTCACCGACATGCCGCACTAATGTGGCAAAGAGGTGCTCCTGTCTGCTAAAAGGAGGCGTGGCCAGCAGAAGGTCAACGTTTGAGTCTTGGATACTCAGTTTGCACAGACACTCCAGCACCAGCCTCTGCGGTGTGAGCGAAGAGAAGCCATTTGCTGTGCAAAAGGGGTCCTGGGCCTCCGCCGAAGGGCACACCATCCAGTGGAGAAGCCCGTCCAGAATTGGAAGGCAGATACTTTCTGGATAGATGGACAGGTCTAGCTGTCCTGAAATGTTGGCAAGGGTGACCAAGGTGTTCTCACGCAAGGCACCAAGGCAGTCCCACCACCATTCGTCCTTGCTGCAAGCCAGTCCTCGCTCTTCCTCTCGCTGGTAGGTAGGTGGCATCCTTTTCCTTTTAGGGTGCTCATGATGCAGAAGCACAAGTTTTCCGAGAATGAGCACTAAACCTGGGTGCCGAGCCATTTCGCTGTCATTGCCCGGGACGAACGAGAGTCCACGAATGATATTGGACACACAGATGCAGCGCTTTGCCAACTCATCCTGCCAGCCCTCGGCGACCGAAAGAGGTGCTTCATCCCAGCATCGGGGCTCATCCTCCAGCAAGGTAATGCTGCTCTGGTTCTCTCTGTTGCAGAAGGAGAATGATGTCTGAGTTTCACCTCCTGATAAGGTCCCTGGACGAGAACTTAGCATGTCATCCACAGTGGCTGTCAAGTTCTCCTCTGAGGGCCCTGGAAGCTCTCTTTTCAGTTCCTCTTCCCTCCCTTGCTCCTTTTCAACCGTTTCTTGTCCTGGTGCCTGTGCACCTTCTTTAATCTCTGAGggcttctcttcttcttcttcttccctaCGTCTCTCGAAATGGGTCTGGATGTGGGCAGTGGAGTCCCCTCCACCAGCCGTCCAATGCAGAAGCCCGCTGGTGAAATCCCCGGCCAGGCCTAGCAGCTCTGATTGATCCTCCACACAATCAGCCACAGCCTCTCTCTCTTCAACTTTCACTGGGAGTTTGTCATACTTGCTGGCTTGCTTGGGTCTGGGCTCCACTGGTGGACATGGTTCTTTACCAGTGTCGACCTTACCCTCTGCAGAGTCTTCCCTTTTCTCCATATTGAGTGCTGCTTCTGAGCTGCTTGGCTGAGGTTTCTCAGGCTCCACATCTAATCTCTCCACCTGTTCTGAACTGGATTGGCTTTTTAAGTCTTGATTGGAAGGTTGCTCTGTTTCTGTGGGCTCCGAAGATGGACCAAGAAGAGTTTTCTGACCTTCTGTTCCAACTTCATATTCTTCAAGGATCCCAAAGATCTCTATTAAGCACCTTCTGAAATATTCAACAATGAGCTCCAAGAAACCGGGCATcttgaaaaggaaaggaaaagacacAAAATCCAatacattcattatcaaagtATTTACACCTATCATTTCTTAGAAACCGCTGTTTAATAAGGCCAAAATAAGACTTTTGTTATCATTTCCTAACCTCTGAACACAAGCCTTACAGCCCATTAGTGCCTGGTACACACTTACCTGAGATAGGCCAAAGGAAGACACGGTGTTGTCATCATAAAGCAGGATGTTTATAGTATCCAGGGCCCATGTGCTCTCAGCAAGCAAACCAGACTTCAGGGACATCATCACACGCCAAGCCTCTGGTGTGCCTTAAGATACACAATCATGGTTAAAACCTTGTCAAAAACAttccattcaaaagttattaCAGGAAGAGGGTTTCTCACCAATTTCTTTGGATGTTAACCTTCGGCGAGGTTTAAGCTGAGGCTGCGTAGCTTCCACAGAGTCCAGTGGGTAAGTGACTTCCCGATGGATTGTCGGGAAGCCTTGCCCAGGAAGACCACTACTTTGAGAGTTTGGCATCAACCCTGGGCCACCTGGCTTTTGCATCTGCTTCATAGAGGCCATCATATGAGCCTTATTGGGTGACATAGAGCCCCCCACAGACCGAGGGAATGGTGAAGGGCTTGGGACTCGAGAGATATGGTTTGGCATCGCTGGAGGAGATTGATAGGAAGAAGGTGGTTGCCGGCTAGCCATGGGGGTTATGGAGCTGGAAGAGGACGAAGAGTGTGGTGGTGGGTAGGGGGATTGACGCTGACCAGGCCACTGACTGTCCTGACTGGCCCTGACTTCTGGATCATCTCCACGGCTCATGGAGGGGTAGGGCGCCCCATGAGCCTGCCGGCCGGGGTAAGGGTAGCTCATGTCATGCCTGGTGTGCCACATGTTCCCTTGAGGACCACCGCTGGAGTTGGAGGATGGAGGTGTTCCACCACTCATCATGCTGTGCTGAGGAGGTCCCTGCCCACCTGGCTGCATGCGATCGCGTCCATATGGATAGGGGAAAGGGCTTTGCATGGGTCTGCGCTCTGGGTAACCATATTGGCTATACATGTCAGGCTGCTGGCCACCAAACTGCAAACCATAGGCTTCACTCTCATGGCGCTTAGCAGGAGGGCCATACATCCCTTCCCCAGGCCGCTTATAACCctgtaaaaatagataaataaggtGTCTAAAGTTTGAATTACAGCGGTAAACACAAATATAAACTACAATATTATCACAAAAGGGATGGAATTCGATCACATTTGATGACTGACCTGCTGTTGGGGATACATCCCATGTGCACTATATGGCATACTGTGAGGGTACTGCTGTCCATAGCCGTCATGTCCATGTCTACAGGAAAACGGAAATTACTGTACTCTAGCTCCACACACCAAATACATTCATATACACTTGTCAACTACAATCACTTTATACCTTTGATGAGAAGCGTATCTATTGCCTGAGAACATGCTGGGATCACTATTGGAAGGCACCATGCTGTTCTGATTTCCAGGGGGAACAATTCCCCCCTCTGGACCCATGACATGGTCCGGCCTGTgaacataaacattaaataatgttaacatgTTGATTTTTTTGAGTTCATGAACTGATGTTAAAGTGTTCTGGCCTACCTCCTCTCAAAGCCAGGGTTGTAGGGGTACTGGGGTCGTGGGCCCATCCCCATCCCTGAGGGCGGTCCACGTGGATACATCTCCTGCATGCCACTGCCTGGCATCTGCCCTGGAATGAAGGGCTCAGAGCCACCTGAAAACAAATTACATTACAAACTTAACAAAAGAAAAAGGATTTGAGTCATGGTATAAATGTATTCGTTTTTTTAAAGTAGAACAGATTAAAGagtaaatgcattcatttattcaatttaaacatatttaaatgtatcaaattaaTAATGTTAGTcgtaaaatactaaaattaagataaatataCTAACAAAAATGTGACTGACTAAACTAACTCATAGTGAAAAGAAATGTAAGATAAAGTAGCAATAAAAGctcaattaaatattacaaatttaaTCCAGCTCAATTTTGGAGGTGATCAAAATTTTGACCTAGGATTCAGGTCATATTTCCCTGGAATTATTTTCACTGATGACTTGATAATTCTAGCAACATGCATTATAAAGACCATAAACtaggtcaattttgatttcatgctggCTTCAACCTGCAGACACTAGATGGCAGCAGTGTCCAAGCAAATAATTTATATGCACCTCTAAAAAAAAGAAGACACAAGGAGGCAGCAGTGAGCAGACAGAGGAAACGTGGAACCAGCACCATATGGGGTAATTCTTATAGCAACACACCTTTCCTAGCAGCTCCATAGGGATCCTTACTGGTGTCAAACTGCATTCTAGAGGAGGCATCTCCACTGCTTCCCCCATGCATGGGGCCCCGCTTTTGAAAGGCTGGGTCACTGCTTTCAGAGAACGGGTCTTGCACACTAACACCACTGTTTCTAAAGATGTGGGGTAAAACAAGGACAACAAAttaatacagacacacacacttacatgagTAAGGGACACTAAAATACAATGCATCttctatataatataatgcaattcAGCCCACCTGCCAGTTTGCTGAGGGGTCACTTGTCCGTGGGGTGTGGACGCTGGTGTTGGTGGCTTTATGTCCCCTGGCATCTCTGTCATAGTGCTGCTGCCTGTAGATTGAGGTGTCTGTGGCCCTTGAAGAGAGCCTGAGTTTGCTGTTGAACAGAGCAAAAATGGAGTACATTACATGAAGGAattattatatg encodes:
- the LOC132107067 gene encoding AT-rich interactive domain-containing protein 1B-like isoform X6 codes for the protein METGLVANHQVKNVVSGDPPPSPHHRTPPQQQSQASLHQQQPQQRAVHNNNNINPQQHGGKENALETQVDRHPRLLNTSDEEERSSTTGGDRMGSRYEHSHFGPTSNNNNNNNSGGGGGSASQSGNSSVSEFNHYYGNGRGGPCFDQHGGQQSPRTALMHQAQGSMDQVQNSHEGYHNNPYNHYPNYRPGYGGAGYGMMSPSRQGNMMGPVTNSPNAAAPSHGKAAMASNTPAPGANVRGFPRFPGQNQQHPSGATPTLNQLLTSPSPMMRGYGSGYQDYSTPQQQQQQPGVGLGKDMSSPYSPAASHGWGAQQRNHPAMSPGNNGNSRAQVAPMDPMAMKRSQMYAMGNSPYSQSGGTYPGQPYGSPTPHRYPMGMQGRGQVGMGGMQYPQQQMPAQYGPQGMGGYCQQGQPPYFSPPQHQSAAPSQPPYMQQRAPAQQETLQEGYGSRGQSGKPNHDDMSLTQQDRPSSLPDLSGSIDDLPTGTEAGLSSAVSASGSTSSQGEQSNPAQSPFSPHASPRVPSMRSGPSPSPVGSPVGSSQSRSGPISPASGPGAQMAPQTPGNVPDVGSHSTHSQSPMSQERGFAPNMQRNAPGPQFGGQQPGPSMSPHSCPTGPMHHSVSSYQLGTSYGPQSGQYGPSGNYPRPPNYGGAPGANYSGPGPGMANSLAMNASSPMHGQGPGQPCGSVTTARGPGHAAGGRPYPAGSSSVAAASPNMPQSAGPGMGPPPLNVSRKPHESGPASGQQNPVPSGQPRPGGYQGGPHMLGMGPGGPYNHPPSNSSARMIPQGPSYNTMPTGPMTGSGDSMMPTDPKKEEGSTPTTEPPKPKDNYGSQCLSQPPTPSPLSPSPASLSSYQGDDSDSISSPAWPKNPSSPKHSSGNMTNERITRLYDMGCEPERRAWVDGYIAFMEERGTPVPNLPSVGKKPLDLCRLYLCVREIGGLAMVNKNKKWRELSTHLNVGTSSSSASSLKKQYIQYLFAYECKVERGEEPPPDVFTTGDGKKQPQQAKIQPPSPANSGSLQGPQTPQSTGSSTMTEMPGDIKPPTPASTPHGQVTPQQTGRNSGVSVQDPFSESSDPAFQKRGPMHGGSSGDASSRMQFDTSKDPYGAARKGGSEPFIPGQMPGSGMQEMYPRGPPSGMGMGPRPQYPYNPGFERRPDHVMGPEGGIVPPGNQNSMVPSNSDPSMFSGNRYASHQRHGHDGYGQQYPHSMPYSAHGMYPQQQGYKRPGEGMYGPPAKRHESEAYGLQFGGQQPDMYSQYGYPERRPMQSPFPYPYGRDRMQPGGQGPPQHSMMSGGTPPSSNSSGGPQGNMWHTRHDMSYPYPGRQAHGAPYPSMSRGDDPEVRASQDSQWPGQRQSPYPPPHSSSSSSSITPMASRQPPSSYQSPPAMPNHISRVPSPSPFPRSVGGSMSPNKAHMMASMKQMQKPGGPGLMPNSQSSGLPGQGFPTIHREVTYPLDSVEATQPQLKPRRRLTSKEIGTPEAWRVMMSLKSGLLAESTWALDTINILLYDDNTVSSFGLSQMPGFLELIVEYFRRCLIEIFGILEEYEVGTEGQKTLLGPSSEPTETEQPSNQDLKSQSSSEQVERLDVEPEKPQPSSSEAALNMEKREDSAEGKVDTGKEPCPPVEPRPKQASKYDKLPVKVEEREAVADCVEDQSELLGLAGDFTSGLLHWTAGGGDSTAHIQTHFERRREEEEEEKPSEIKEGAQAPGQETVEKEQGREEELKRELPGPSEENLTATVDDMLSSRPGTLSGGETQTSFSFCNRENQSSITLLEDEPRCWDEAPLSVAEGWQDELAKRCICVSNIIRGLSFVPGNDSEMARHPGLVLILGKLVLLHHEHPKRKRMPPTYQREEERGLACSKDEWWWDCLGALRENTLVTLANISGQLDLSIYPESICLPILDGLLHWMVCPSAEAQDPFCTANGFSSLTPQRLVLECLCKLSIQDSNVDLLLATPPFSRQEHLFATLVRHVGERKSQVCREMAVAVLSNLAQGDPTAARAVALHKGSVGALISFLEDSVAMAQYQQSPHSLLHMGHSTHPEPPSINMMCRAAKALLAMAQVEENRPEFVLYESRLLDISLSSALNSGVAAILCEVLFKLGRS
- the LOC132107067 gene encoding AT-rich interactive domain-containing protein 1B-like isoform X1: METGLVANHQVKNVVSGDPPPSPHHRTPPQQQSQASLHQQQPQQRAVHNNNNINPQQHGGKENALETQVDRHPRLLNTSDEEERSSTTGGDRMGSRYEHSHFGPTSNNNNNNNSGGGGGSASQSGNSSVSEFNHYYGNGRGGPCFDQHGGQQSPRTALMHQAQGSMDQVQNSHEGYHNNPYNHYPNYRPGYGGAGYGMMSPSRQGNMMGPVTNSPNAAAPSHGKAAMASNTPAPGANVRGFPRFPGQNQQHPSGATPTLNQLLTSPSPMMRGYGSGYQDYSTPQQQQQQPGVGLGKDMSSPYSPAASHGWGAQQRNHPAMSPGNNGNSRAQVAPMDPMAMKRSQMYAMGNSPYSQSGGTYPGQPYGSPTPHRYPMGMQGRGQVGMGGMQYPQQQQMPAQYGPQGMGGYCQQGQPPYFSPPQHQSAAPSQPPYMQQRAPAQQETLQEGYGSRGQSGKPNHDDMSLTQQDRPSSLPDLSGSIDDLPTGTEAGLSSAVSASGSTSSQGEQSNPAQSPFSPHASPRVPSMRSGPSPSPVGSPVGSSQSRSGPISPASGPGAQMAPQTPGNVPDVGSHSTHSQSPMSQERGFAPNMQRNAPGPQFGGQQPGPSMSPHSCPTGPMHHSVSSYQLGTSYGPQSGQYGPSGNYPRPPNYGGAPGANYSGPGPGMANSLAMNASSPMHGQGPGQPCGSVTTARGPGHAAGGRPYPAGSSSVAAASPNMPQSAGPGMGPPPLNVSRKPHESGPASGQQNPVPSGQPRPSFGRSPVYLGLSGPGGRPASFPIPQPHHPHYSSGQSQGQPHAELYGPGGYQGGPHMLGMGPGGPYNHPPSNSSARMIPQGPSYNTMPTGPMTGSGDSMMPTDPKKEEGSTPTTEPPKPKDNYGSQCLSQPPTPSPLSPSPASLSSYQGDDSDSISSPAWPKNPSSPKHSSGNMTNERITRLYDMGCEPERRAWVDGYIAFMEERGTPVPNLPSVGKKPLDLCRLYLCVREIGGLAMVNKNKKWRELSTHLNVGTSSSSASSLKKQYIQYLFAYECKVERGEEPPPDVFTTGDGKKQPQQAKIQPPSPANSGSLQGPQTPQSTGSSTMTEMPGDIKPPTPASTPHGQVTPQQTGRNSGVSVQDPFSESSDPAFQKRGPMHGGSSGDASSRMQFDTSKDPYGAARKGGSEPFIPGQMPGSGMQEMYPRGPPSGMGMGPRPQYPYNPGFERRPDHVMGPEGGIVPPGNQNSMVPSNSDPSMFSGNRYASHQRHGHDGYGQQYPHSMPYSAHGMYPQQQGYKRPGEGMYGPPAKRHESEAYGLQFGGQQPDMYSQYGYPERRPMQSPFPYPYGRDRMQPGGQGPPQHSMMSGGTPPSSNSSGGPQGNMWHTRHDMSYPYPGRQAHGAPYPSMSRGDDPEVRASQDSQWPGQRQSPYPPPHSSSSSSSITPMASRQPPSSYQSPPAMPNHISRVPSPSPFPRSVGGSMSPNKAHMMASMKQMQKPGGPGLMPNSQSSGLPGQGFPTIHREVTYPLDSVEATQPQLKPRRRLTSKEIGTPEAWRVMMSLKSGLLAESTWALDTINILLYDDNTVSSFGLSQMPGFLELIVEYFRRCLIEIFGILEEYEVGTEGQKTLLGPSSEPTETEQPSNQDLKSQSSSEQVERLDVEPEKPQPSSSEAALNMEKREDSAEGKVDTGKEPCPPVEPRPKQASKYDKLPVKVEEREAVADCVEDQSELLGLAGDFTSGLLHWTAGGGDSTAHIQTHFERRREEEEEEKPSEIKEGAQAPGQETVEKEQGREEELKRELPGPSEENLTATVDDMLSSRPGTLSGGETQTSFSFCNRENQSSITLLEDEPRCWDEAPLSVAEGWQDELAKRCICVSNIIRGLSFVPGNDSEMARHPGLVLILGKLVLLHHEHPKRKRMPPTYQREEERGLACSKDEWWWDCLGALRENTLVTLANISGQLDLSIYPESICLPILDGLLHWMVCPSAEAQDPFCTANGFSSLTPQRLVLECLCKLSIQDSNVDLLLATPPFSRQEHLFATLVRHVGERKSQVCREMAVAVLSNLAQGDPTAARAVALHKGSVGALISFLEDSVAMAQYQQSPHSLLHMGHSTHPEPPSINMMCRAAKALLAMAQVEENRPEFVLYESRLLDISLSSALNSGVAAILCEVLFKLGRS
- the LOC132107067 gene encoding AT-rich interactive domain-containing protein 1B-like isoform X3, with product METGLVANHQVKNVVSGDPPPSPHHRTPPQQQSQASLHQQQPQQRAVHNNNNINPQQHGGKENALETQVDRHPRLLNTSDEEERSSTTGGDRMGSRYEHSHFGPTSNNNNNNNSGGGGGSASQSGNSSVSEFNHYYGNGRGGPCFDQHGGQQSPRTALMHQAQGSMDQVQNSHEGYHNNPYNHYPNYRPGYGGAGYGMMSPSRQGNMMGPVTNSPNAAAPSHGKAAMASNTPAPGANVRGFPRFPGQNQQHPSGATPTLNQLLTSPSPMMRGYGSGYQDYSTPQQQQQQPGVGLGKDMSSPYSPAASHGWGAQQRNHPAMSPGNNGNSRAQVAPMDPMAMKRSQMYAMGNSPYSQSGGTYPGQPYGSPTPHRYPMGMQGRGQVGMGGMQYPQQQQMPAQYGPQGMGGYCQQGQPPYFSPPQHQSAAPSQPPYMQQRAPAQQTLQEGYGSRGQSGKPNHDDMSLTQQDRPSSLPDLSGSIDDLPTGTEAGLSSAVSASGSTSSQGEQSNPAQSPFSPHASPRVPSMRSGPSPSPVGSPVGSSQSRSGPISPASGPGAQMAPQTPGNVPDVGSHSTHSQSPMSQERGFAPNMQRNAPGPQFGGQQPGPSMSPHSCPTGPMHHSVSSYQLGTSYGPQSGQYGPSGNYPRPPNYGGAPGANYSGPGPGMANSLAMNASSPMHGQGPGQPCGSVTTARGPGHAAGGRPYPAGSSSVAAASPNMPQSAGPGMGPPPLNVSRKPHESGPASGQQNPVPSGQPRPSFGRSPVYLGLSGPGGRPASFPIPQPHHPHYSSGQSQGQPHAELYGPGGYQGGPHMLGMGPGGPYNHPPSNSSARMIPQGPSYNTMPTGPMTGSGDSMMPTDPKKEEGSTPTTEPPKPKDNYGSQCLSQPPTPSPLSPSPASLSSYQGDDSDSISSPAWPKNPSSPKHSSGNMTNERITRLYDMGCEPERRAWVDGYIAFMEERGTPVPNLPSVGKKPLDLCRLYLCVREIGGLAMVNKNKKWRELSTHLNVGTSSSSASSLKKQYIQYLFAYECKVERGEEPPPDVFTTGDGKKQPQQAKIQPPSPANSGSLQGPQTPQSTGSSTMTEMPGDIKPPTPASTPHGQVTPQQTGRNSGVSVQDPFSESSDPAFQKRGPMHGGSSGDASSRMQFDTSKDPYGAARKGGSEPFIPGQMPGSGMQEMYPRGPPSGMGMGPRPQYPYNPGFERRPDHVMGPEGGIVPPGNQNSMVPSNSDPSMFSGNRYASHQRHGHDGYGQQYPHSMPYSAHGMYPQQQGYKRPGEGMYGPPAKRHESEAYGLQFGGQQPDMYSQYGYPERRPMQSPFPYPYGRDRMQPGGQGPPQHSMMSGGTPPSSNSSGGPQGNMWHTRHDMSYPYPGRQAHGAPYPSMSRGDDPEVRASQDSQWPGQRQSPYPPPHSSSSSSSITPMASRQPPSSYQSPPAMPNHISRVPSPSPFPRSVGGSMSPNKAHMMASMKQMQKPGGPGLMPNSQSSGLPGQGFPTIHREVTYPLDSVEATQPQLKPRRRLTSKEIGTPEAWRVMMSLKSGLLAESTWALDTINILLYDDNTVSSFGLSQMPGFLELIVEYFRRCLIEIFGILEEYEVGTEGQKTLLGPSSEPTETEQPSNQDLKSQSSSEQVERLDVEPEKPQPSSSEAALNMEKREDSAEGKVDTGKEPCPPVEPRPKQASKYDKLPVKVEEREAVADCVEDQSELLGLAGDFTSGLLHWTAGGGDSTAHIQTHFERRREEEEEEKPSEIKEGAQAPGQETVEKEQGREEELKRELPGPSEENLTATVDDMLSSRPGTLSGGETQTSFSFCNRENQSSITLLEDEPRCWDEAPLSVAEGWQDELAKRCICVSNIIRGLSFVPGNDSEMARHPGLVLILGKLVLLHHEHPKRKRMPPTYQREEERGLACSKDEWWWDCLGALRENTLVTLANISGQLDLSIYPESICLPILDGLLHWMVCPSAEAQDPFCTANGFSSLTPQRLVLECLCKLSIQDSNVDLLLATPPFSRQEHLFATLVRHVGERKSQVCREMAVAVLSNLAQGDPTAARAVALHKGSVGALISFLEDSVAMAQYQQSPHSLLHMGHSTHPEPPSINMMCRAAKALLAMAQVEENRPEFVLYESRLLDISLSSALNSGVAAILCEVLFKLGRS
- the LOC132107067 gene encoding AT-rich interactive domain-containing protein 1B-like isoform X2, translating into METGLVANHQVKNVVSGDPPPSPHHRTPPQQQSQASLHQQQPQQRAVHNNNNINPQQHGGKENALETQVDRHPRLLNTSDEEERSSTTGGDRMGSRYEHSHFGPTSNNNNNNNSGGGGGSASQSGNSSVSEFNHYYGNGRGGPCFDQHGGQQSPRTALMHQAQGSMDQVQNSHEGYHNNPYNHYPNYRPGYGGAGYGMMSPSRQGNMMGPVTNSPNAAAPSHGKAAMASNTPAPGANVRGFPRFPGQNQQHPSGATPTLNQLLTSPSPMMRGYGSGYQDYSTPQQQQQQPGVGLGKDMSSPYSPAASHGWGAQQRNHPAMSPGNNGNSRAQVAPMDPMAMKRSQMYAMGNSPYSQSGGTYPGQPYGSPTPHRYPMGMQGRGQVGMGGMQYPQQQMPAQYGPQGMGGYCQQGQPPYFSPPQHQSAAPSQPPYMQQRAPAQQETLQEGYGSRGQSGKPNHDDMSLTQQDRPSSLPDLSGSIDDLPTGTEAGLSSAVSASGSTSSQGEQSNPAQSPFSPHASPRVPSMRSGPSPSPVGSPVGSSQSRSGPISPASGPGAQMAPQTPGNVPDVGSHSTHSQSPMSQERGFAPNMQRNAPGPQFGGQQPGPSMSPHSCPTGPMHHSVSSYQLGTSYGPQSGQYGPSGNYPRPPNYGGAPGANYSGPGPGMANSLAMNASSPMHGQGPGQPCGSVTTARGPGHAAGGRPYPAGSSSVAAASPNMPQSAGPGMGPPPLNVSRKPHESGPASGQQNPVPSGQPRPSFGRSPVYLGLSGPGGRPASFPIPQPHHPHYSSGQSQGQPHAELYGPGGYQGGPHMLGMGPGGPYNHPPSNSSARMIPQGPSYNTMPTGPMTGSGDSMMPTDPKKEEGSTPTTEPPKPKDNYGSQCLSQPPTPSPLSPSPASLSSYQGDDSDSISSPAWPKNPSSPKHSSGNMTNERITRLYDMGCEPERRAWVDGYIAFMEERGTPVPNLPSVGKKPLDLCRLYLCVREIGGLAMVNKNKKWRELSTHLNVGTSSSSASSLKKQYIQYLFAYECKVERGEEPPPDVFTTGDGKKQPQQAKIQPPSPANSGSLQGPQTPQSTGSSTMTEMPGDIKPPTPASTPHGQVTPQQTGRNSGVSVQDPFSESSDPAFQKRGPMHGGSSGDASSRMQFDTSKDPYGAARKGGSEPFIPGQMPGSGMQEMYPRGPPSGMGMGPRPQYPYNPGFERRPDHVMGPEGGIVPPGNQNSMVPSNSDPSMFSGNRYASHQRHGHDGYGQQYPHSMPYSAHGMYPQQQGYKRPGEGMYGPPAKRHESEAYGLQFGGQQPDMYSQYGYPERRPMQSPFPYPYGRDRMQPGGQGPPQHSMMSGGTPPSSNSSGGPQGNMWHTRHDMSYPYPGRQAHGAPYPSMSRGDDPEVRASQDSQWPGQRQSPYPPPHSSSSSSSITPMASRQPPSSYQSPPAMPNHISRVPSPSPFPRSVGGSMSPNKAHMMASMKQMQKPGGPGLMPNSQSSGLPGQGFPTIHREVTYPLDSVEATQPQLKPRRRLTSKEIGTPEAWRVMMSLKSGLLAESTWALDTINILLYDDNTVSSFGLSQMPGFLELIVEYFRRCLIEIFGILEEYEVGTEGQKTLLGPSSEPTETEQPSNQDLKSQSSSEQVERLDVEPEKPQPSSSEAALNMEKREDSAEGKVDTGKEPCPPVEPRPKQASKYDKLPVKVEEREAVADCVEDQSELLGLAGDFTSGLLHWTAGGGDSTAHIQTHFERRREEEEEEKPSEIKEGAQAPGQETVEKEQGREEELKRELPGPSEENLTATVDDMLSSRPGTLSGGETQTSFSFCNRENQSSITLLEDEPRCWDEAPLSVAEGWQDELAKRCICVSNIIRGLSFVPGNDSEMARHPGLVLILGKLVLLHHEHPKRKRMPPTYQREEERGLACSKDEWWWDCLGALRENTLVTLANISGQLDLSIYPESICLPILDGLLHWMVCPSAEAQDPFCTANGFSSLTPQRLVLECLCKLSIQDSNVDLLLATPPFSRQEHLFATLVRHVGERKSQVCREMAVAVLSNLAQGDPTAARAVALHKGSVGALISFLEDSVAMAQYQQSPHSLLHMGHSTHPEPPSINMMCRAAKALLAMAQVEENRPEFVLYESRLLDISLSSALNSGVAAILCEVLFKLGRS